In Vibrio sp. FE10, the following are encoded in one genomic region:
- a CDS encoding chromosome partitioning protein ParA, with protein MNQQSGQSEQDEVVVIEERDKRSQLYIGIAAVIGLALGGLIGSTVTASKWESTYQVLETRYQELRDSKTELMTSVEAKVAKVDTEIDAKVEAALVKQTEAHQKELKDLEKQSAVLEKANYSLEQQLNEQKQTLEETQQNNQKLNRQADMQSTLFERSREVFRKELQISQELEKLEKERDELEQSLGSLKKACDVFLDGTSWDAKSDACEKQDNANSRLSDIRQMIEVHTMDLKQIKTLTEEMGL; from the coding sequence GTGAACCAGCAATCTGGACAAAGCGAACAAGATGAAGTGGTTGTTATTGAAGAACGCGATAAGCGCAGTCAGCTTTATATCGGCATTGCTGCGGTTATAGGTTTAGCTCTGGGTGGCTTAATCGGTTCAACAGTGACGGCTTCGAAGTGGGAGTCCACTTATCAGGTACTCGAAACTCGTTATCAAGAATTGCGCGATAGTAAAACCGAATTGATGACGTCAGTTGAAGCTAAAGTGGCAAAGGTCGATACCGAGATCGATGCAAAAGTAGAAGCCGCTTTAGTGAAACAGACGGAAGCGCATCAAAAAGAACTGAAAGATTTAGAAAAGCAATCTGCCGTTTTAGAAAAAGCGAATTATTCATTAGAGCAACAGCTTAATGAGCAGAAGCAAACACTAGAAGAAACTCAACAAAACAATCAAAAGCTGAATCGTCAAGCTGACATGCAATCGACCCTTTTTGAACGTTCACGTGAAGTCTTCCGAAAAGAATTACAGATATCTCAAGAGCTTGAGAAACTTGAGAAAGAAAGAGACGAGCTTGAACAGAGCCTTGGTTCATTGAAAAAGGCGTGTGACGTTTTCTTAGATGGCACATCGTGGGATGCGAAATCTGACGCTTGTGAGAAGCAAGATAACGCGAACTCTCGACTGAGTGATATCAGACAAATGATTGAAGTTCACACCATGGATCTCAAGCAGATCAAAACGCTCACTGAAGAGATGGGTCTATAA